A window from uncultured Desulfobacter sp. encodes these proteins:
- a CDS encoding ATP-binding protein: protein MDKPDLLLRRTRDLFVQIKWVVLARAVFALILLCSTLFFSDADLSGYRDPSFLSLYKISGTILGLSVVYFIWLRWKKYLYGLAYIQVVVDTFLVTAIVFVTGGYHSIFTFLYLLVIIYAAMLLLARGSFAVALVSSIQYGLLIELEFLRIIASVSESQPLSLLVAQHHILYRIVIIISACFATAALSGILAIQLKTARKDLRIAQEHLKRVEKMAVVDEIVSGIAHEIKNPLASLSGSIQMLKEEMAPTGDNDKLMQIVLRETERLKQIVTDIRLIAKPSRTNAELVDLAKAIDDVKILFDNTPDWHGRIHVVTRLERDLYVYMDAVHLQQILWNLIKNAAEAIEDKGKITITLSSPRHKRIYLTVRDTGGGIDQKTASHIFDPFYTTKSDGTGIGLSIIHRIVDTYDGMIDFESIPGKGTVFTLIFQNPHLKE from the coding sequence TTGGATAAACCGGATCTTTTGTTACGACGAACCCGGGATCTGTTTGTTCAGATCAAGTGGGTTGTTTTGGCCAGGGCGGTATTCGCCCTGATACTGCTATGTTCCACCCTTTTTTTTTCCGATGCCGACCTGTCCGGCTACAGGGATCCGTCCTTTCTATCCCTGTACAAAATTTCCGGCACCATCCTTGGGCTTTCAGTGGTTTATTTTATCTGGCTTCGCTGGAAAAAATATTTGTATGGCCTTGCATATATTCAGGTCGTTGTTGATACGTTTCTTGTGACCGCAATTGTTTTTGTCACAGGCGGTTATCACAGTATCTTTACATTTTTATATTTGCTGGTCATCATTTATGCCGCCATGCTGCTGCTTGCCCGGGGCAGTTTTGCAGTGGCGCTGGTATCAAGCATTCAATACGGTCTTCTCATTGAACTTGAGTTTCTTAGGATCATTGCTTCGGTGTCGGAAAGCCAACCTCTATCCCTGTTAGTGGCGCAGCACCATATTTTGTACCGGATTGTGATCATTATTTCAGCCTGTTTTGCCACTGCGGCACTAAGCGGTATCCTCGCTATACAGCTAAAAACCGCCAGAAAAGATCTTAGGATTGCCCAGGAACATTTAAAACGTGTGGAAAAAATGGCGGTGGTGGATGAAATTGTATCCGGCATTGCCCACGAGATTAAAAATCCTTTGGCATCCTTATCCGGTTCCATACAGATGTTAAAAGAAGAGATGGCTCCCACCGGAGACAATGATAAACTAATGCAGATTGTGTTAAGGGAAACAGAACGTCTCAAACAGATCGTGACCGATATTCGACTGATTGCAAAACCCAGCAGGACCAACGCTGAACTGGTCGATTTGGCCAAGGCCATTGATGATGTAAAAATATTGTTTGACAATACACCGGACTGGCATGGCCGCATTCATGTTGTCACGCGGCTTGAAAGGGATCTTTATGTGTATATGGATGCGGTTCATCTGCAGCAGATTTTATGGAATTTGATTAAAAACGCAGCCGAAGCCATTGAAGATAAAGGGAAAATTACAATCACTCTCTCCTCTCCACGACACAAGCGTATTTACTTGACCGTTCGAGACACAGGGGGCGGTATTGATCAAAAAACAGCCTCTCATATTTTTGATCCGTTTTACACAACTAAAAGTGACGGGACTGGGATAGGGCTTTCAATTATCCACAGGATTGTTGATACCTATGACGGTATGATTGATTTTGAATCCATTCCCGGCAAAGGTACAGTTTTTACCCTTATTTTTCAAAATCCCCATTTAAAAGAATGA
- a CDS encoding type II secretion system F family protein, with amino-acid sequence MAVIYEWKGKNPKGRKIKGEMEAETPEQVRASLERRKITPTRVRKKPKDLFENVSFLAPKVKDSDVIIFARQFSTMIDAGLPLLQCIELLYSQQENPTFKKQLKHIKESVESGETFADALKKYPKTFNELFVNMIAAGEAGGILDVILQRLAAYAEKMAKLKKQVKGAMTYPAITLSVAVIVVGVILVFVIPVFEQMFADMGSALPAFTQLVINLSNFVVDRILWIIFGVIGAGFLYRQIYRTKKGRIFFDDMFLRLPVIGILIRKVAVAKFTRTTSTMISSGVSILEALDIVGKTSGNKIVEFAISDVKVGIAEGRSMADPLLESGVFPAMVCSMIAVGESTGALDVMMTKIADFYDDEVDQAVKNLTDMIEPFMLVFLGIVVGGLVIAMYLPIFSMAGAVG; translated from the coding sequence ATGGCCGTCATTTATGAGTGGAAAGGAAAGAATCCCAAAGGTAGAAAGATCAAAGGGGAGATGGAAGCTGAAACGCCGGAACAGGTAAGGGCCTCCCTGGAACGCCGCAAAATAACCCCCACACGGGTCCGCAAGAAACCCAAGGATCTGTTTGAAAATGTCTCCTTTCTTGCGCCGAAAGTGAAAGACAGCGATGTTATTATTTTCGCGAGGCAGTTTTCCACTATGATTGATGCGGGCCTGCCGCTTTTGCAATGCATAGAACTTTTGTATTCCCAGCAGGAGAATCCTACATTTAAAAAGCAGCTTAAGCATATTAAAGAGTCTGTTGAATCCGGAGAGACCTTTGCCGATGCTTTGAAAAAATATCCAAAAACCTTTAATGAACTGTTTGTCAACATGATAGCCGCCGGGGAGGCCGGGGGTATCCTTGATGTTATTTTACAGCGGCTGGCAGCCTATGCCGAAAAAATGGCAAAACTCAAAAAACAGGTCAAAGGGGCCATGACCTATCCGGCCATTACCTTGTCAGTGGCTGTTATTGTGGTGGGCGTTATTCTGGTTTTTGTGATACCGGTGTTTGAACAAATGTTTGCGGACATGGGCTCTGCACTGCCCGCTTTCACCCAGCTTGTTATTAATCTAAGTAATTTTGTGGTGGACCGTATCCTGTGGATAATTTTTGGAGTTATAGGTGCCGGCTTTCTGTACAGGCAAATTTATAGAACAAAAAAGGGCCGAATTTTTTTTGATGATATGTTTTTGCGCCTGCCGGTCATCGGCATTTTGATCCGAAAGGTGGCTGTGGCAAAATTTACCCGTACCACATCCACCATGATTTCGTCCGGGGTCTCTATTCTTGAAGCCCTGGATATTGTGGGCAAAACCTCTGGGAATAAAATTGTTGAATTTGCCATATCCGATGTCAAGGTGGGCATCGCCGAAGGCCGGTCCATGGCGGATCCTTTGCTGGAAAGCGGCGTGTTTCCCGCCATGGTCTGCTCAATGATCGCCGTGGGTGAATCCACAGGCGCCCTGGATGTTATGATGACTAAAATAGCGGACTTTTATGATGATGAGGTGGACCAGGCCGTAAAAAATCTGACGGATATGATCGAGCCGTTTATGCTCGTATTTTTAGGCATTGTGGTCGGCGGCCTTGTTATTGCCATGTATCTTCCCATTTTTTCAATGGCCGGCGCTGTTGGATAA
- a CDS encoding CBS domain-containing protein: MSPKKQKTFPKTVITSHVNSDFDAIGAMLAALKLYPDSVIIFPGSQEKNLRDFFVHSMGYLFNMADPANIDFSGTQRLVIVDTRQKNRLSGVEALLEKPDLIIDIYDHHPSFPDEIKGTYDLSKPYGATTTIMCELLREKNIAITSDEATVMALGIYEDTGNFTYASTTPADFEQAGFLISCGASLSTISSLVVKEMKTEQVTWLNELINEMTTVTVNGLPIHLSAIAASHYIPDLASIVQKIVRMENLDCFFALVLMGSKVYVIARNRLHELDVGKILGALGGGGHFYAASAKVENQTLPQVEMRLIELIQQQIKHVRVAKKLMSSPAITITAEESCRDAAQKMIRYNINTLLVLDPQTLEYSGYITRHVAEKIVHHKLAGQPVIDYFEPGGQSVTLSSDLAEIERIIIDLKQRVVPVMDNHTIAGVITRTDLLNFLVEHNREVVLSEKTDISGLKPRTKYVGNRLKNQLDERVQTLLSDIGTAGDTLGVEVFVVGGFVRDLMLERPIEDVDVVVEGDGIAFARYFASLHNCRLHQHRKFNTAVIIFEDEFKVDVASARLEYYATPAALPVVENSSIKMDLARRDFTINTLAISLNTDTFGTLIDYFGGVRDVKDKIVRIIHNLSFIEDPTRIFRAIKFSNRFGFRIGKVTANLIKNALNVGAVKHLSGLRVLSELKQIFGEENPLPAVETMAEYGLDKVIHNDLKLTHATCDLFESVGKILAWHDLLYADDDYPRWAVYFMAWLHGYPFAVTAQIADRLMFPVKERERLLEQRMKAEQRIRLIEKSYPVSNQQMYWWLIYFKTECLLFMLALTKNEAVRKAISYFYTHQRNIKPLISGKDLKFLGIKPGPAYTTILNTIIDEKLDKKLNTMEEELEFAKHYAWQNNLI; this comes from the coding sequence GTGTCCCCAAAAAAACAGAAAACTTTTCCAAAAACAGTCATAACCAGCCATGTAAATTCTGATTTTGACGCCATCGGCGCCATGCTTGCCGCCCTAAAGCTCTATCCGGACAGTGTCATTATCTTTCCCGGGTCTCAGGAAAAAAATCTCAGGGATTTTTTTGTCCACTCCATGGGATATCTGTTTAACATGGCAGACCCCGCGAACATCGACTTCTCCGGAACCCAGCGGCTGGTCATTGTGGATACCCGGCAAAAAAACCGCCTGTCCGGCGTTGAAGCGCTTCTGGAAAAACCGGATCTGATCATTGATATTTACGATCACCACCCCTCGTTTCCCGACGAAATCAAAGGGACCTATGACCTGTCAAAGCCATACGGGGCCACCACCACCATCATGTGTGAACTGCTGCGTGAAAAAAATATCGCCATCACCAGTGATGAAGCCACAGTGATGGCCCTTGGGATTTACGAGGATACCGGCAACTTCACCTATGCCTCCACAACCCCGGCGGATTTTGAACAGGCTGGTTTCCTGATCTCCTGCGGTGCCAGTTTGTCCACCATTTCAAGCCTTGTGGTCAAGGAGATGAAGACAGAACAGGTCACCTGGCTCAATGAACTGATCAATGAAATGACCACCGTTACCGTCAACGGCCTCCCCATCCACCTGTCGGCCATCGCCGCATCCCACTACATCCCCGACCTTGCCTCCATTGTCCAAAAAATTGTCAGAATGGAAAATCTGGACTGTTTTTTTGCCCTGGTACTCATGGGATCCAAGGTGTATGTCATTGCCCGAAACCGCCTGCACGAACTGGATGTGGGTAAAATACTGGGAGCTCTTGGTGGCGGTGGTCATTTTTATGCGGCATCCGCCAAGGTGGAAAACCAGACCCTTCCCCAGGTTGAAATGCGTTTAATTGAACTGATCCAGCAACAGATCAAACATGTGCGTGTGGCAAAAAAACTGATGTCCAGCCCGGCCATCACCATCACCGCAGAAGAATCGTGCCGGGATGCCGCGCAAAAAATGATCCGTTACAATATCAATACCCTTCTTGTTCTTGACCCGCAGACACTTGAGTATTCAGGGTATATCACACGCCATGTGGCCGAAAAAATCGTACATCACAAGCTTGCCGGTCAGCCGGTAATCGATTACTTTGAACCCGGCGGTCAAAGTGTCACTCTCTCCAGCGATCTGGCTGAAATTGAACGCATCATCATTGATTTAAAACAGCGGGTCGTTCCGGTGATGGATAATCATACAATTGCCGGGGTCATCACACGCACCGACCTTTTAAATTTTTTGGTGGAGCATAACCGGGAAGTTGTCTTAAGTGAAAAAACCGACATTTCCGGCCTGAAACCCCGTACAAAATACGTGGGCAATCGTTTGAAAAATCAACTGGACGAACGGGTGCAAACCCTGCTTTCCGACATCGGCACGGCCGGAGACACCCTCGGCGTGGAGGTCTTTGTGGTGGGCGGGTTTGTCAGGGACCTGATGCTCGAGCGCCCCATCGAAGACGTGGACGTTGTGGTGGAAGGAGACGGCATTGCCTTTGCCCGTTATTTTGCATCACTGCACAATTGCAGACTGCACCAGCACCGCAAATTCAACACCGCCGTCATCATTTTTGAGGATGAATTCAAGGTTGATGTGGCCTCTGCCCGCCTCGAATACTATGCGACGCCGGCCGCACTGCCTGTGGTGGAGAACTCCTCCATCAAAATGGATCTTGCCAGACGGGATTTTACCATCAACACCCTGGCCATCTCCCTGAACACCGACACCTTCGGAACCCTCATCGACTATTTCGGCGGCGTCAGGGATGTGAAGGATAAAATTGTACGCATTATCCACAACCTAAGCTTTATTGAAGACCCCACCCGAATTTTCAGGGCCATCAAATTCTCCAACCGGTTTGGATTCAGGATCGGCAAGGTGACCGCCAACCTGATCAAAAACGCCTTAAATGTCGGTGCGGTGAAGCATTTAAGCGGTCTGCGGGTGCTGTCCGAACTCAAACAGATTTTTGGCGAAGAAAACCCGTTGCCTGCTGTGGAGACCATGGCAGAATACGGTCTGGACAAAGTGATTCATAATGATCTGAAATTAACCCACGCCACCTGCGACCTGTTTGAATCCGTGGGTAAAATCCTGGCATGGCATGATCTTTTGTATGCAGATGACGACTATCCAAGGTGGGCGGTTTACTTTATGGCCTGGCTTCACGGCTATCCCTTTGCGGTAACCGCCCAGATTGCGGACCGCCTGATGTTTCCCGTCAAAGAGCGGGAACGCCTGCTTGAGCAGCGCATGAAGGCCGAACAAAGAATCCGGCTGATTGAAAAAAGCTATCCGGTCTCAAACCAGCAGATGTACTGGTGGCTGATCTACTTTAAAACAGAGTGCCTCTTATTTATGCTGGCGCTGACCAAAAATGAAGCGGTGCGCAAGGCCATCTCTTATTTTTATACCCACCAGCGAAATATCAAACCATTAATCAGTGGCAAAGATCTTAAATTCTTAGGTATCAAACCAGGACCCGCCTACACCACGATTCTCAATACAATTATCGACGAAAAGCTCGATAAAAAATTAAATACCATGGAAGAGGAACTTGAATTTGCCAAACACTACGCCTGGCAAAACAATTTGATTTAA